One segment of Mesoplodon densirostris isolate mMesDen1 chromosome 6, mMesDen1 primary haplotype, whole genome shotgun sequence DNA contains the following:
- the DMAC1 gene encoding distal membrane-arm assembly complex protein 1, with protein sequence MGSFVSQPLEPVKDIAPPEVASSANPVPVIAPGAPTPPAEAPLFNNCWSCRVLSGSGLIGAGGYVYWVARKPMKLGYPPGPGTIAQMVFGISIACWGIVILSDPKGKAYRAG encoded by the exons ATGGGTTCTTTCGTTTCCCAGCCACTTGAGCCGGTCAAGGACATTGCGCCTCCTGAGGTCGCCTCCTCCGCCAACCCCGTGCCCGTCATTGCACCCGGAGCGCCGACCCCTCCAGCAGAAGCCCCTCTGTTTAATAACTGCTGGAGCTGTCGCGTGCTCTCCGGGTCCGGGCTGATAGGGGCGGGCGGGTACGTGTACTGGGTGGCACGGAAGCCCATGAAGCTGGGATACCCCCCGGGTCCAGGGACTATTGCGCAGATGGTCTTCGGCATCA GCATTGCTTGCTGGGGTATAGTCATCCTGTCAGACCCCAAAGGGAAGGCCTACCGCGCTGGTTGA